From Apium graveolens cultivar Ventura chromosome 9, ASM990537v1, whole genome shotgun sequence, the proteins below share one genomic window:
- the LOC141684697 gene encoding protein ROOT HAIR DEFECTIVE 3-like, with translation MADSEDCCSTHLIDGDGTFNSSGLEAFMKTVKLSECGLSYAVVSIMGPQSSGKSTLLNHLFHTDFREMDAFKGRTQTTKGIWMARCTGLEPCTIVMDLEGTDGRERGEDDTAFEKQSALFALAVSDIVLINMWCHDIGREQAANKPLLKTVFQVMMRLFSPRKTTLLFVIRDKTRTPLENLEPVLREDIQKIWDSVPKPDAHKETPLSEFFNVEVVALSSYEEKEEQFREQVDKLRQRFNKSIAPGGLAGDRRGVVPASGFSFSSQEIWKVIKENKDLDLPAHKVMVATVRCEEIANEKFASFLMNEEWIEVEDAVQSRSVTGFGKKISSILDTCFSGYDMEAAYFEEGVRSAKRKQMEGKFLQVVQPAYQSMLGHIRSGTLEKFKEAFDKALRGGQGFAAASSSCRESYSKQFDAGCADAYIKQANWDAARVKEKFRRDIDAHITDVRTSKLSELRTSFEKKLNDALSAPIEALLDNAGDDTWPSIKKLLLRESEKAVEGFSAALTAFDIDEEEKDNMLSGLKDHARVAVEGKAKEEAGRVLIRMKDRFTTLFSHDSDSMPRVWSGNEDIRAITKTARSGSLKLLAVMAAIRLDDFADNIESTLDLALIETKPASKELNDALASSSWEKVPASQTLITPAQCKSLWRQFKTETEYTVTQAISAQEACKRGNNWLPPPWAIIALLVLGFNEFMTLLRNPLWLLLIFVAYLLAKAVWMQLDISREFRNGFLPGILSISTKFLPTVLNILRRLSEQGQRPASNDSPRNPVLTSSNSFVGDNNNMASSAAHAKAQ, from the exons ATGGCTG ATAGTGAGGACTGTTGTTCAACTCATCTCATAGATGGGGATGGTACTTTCAATTCTTCTGGACTTGAAGCTTTCATGAAAACAGTGAAACTGTCTGAATGCGGACTTTCATATGCTGTAGTTTCCATTATGGGTCCCCAAAGCAGTG GCAAAAGCACATTGCTTAATCATTTATTTCATACCGACTTCAGAGAGATGGATGCTTTTAAAGGAAG GACTCAAACCACTAAGGGTATATGGATGGCAAGATGTACTGGTCTTGAGCCTTGTACCATCGTAATGGATCTAGAGGGTACTGACGGAAGAGAGCGAGGAGAG GATGATACTGCATTTGAAAAGCAGAGTGCACTTTTTGCGCTTGCTGTTTCTGATATCGTGCTTATAAATAT GTGGTGTCATGACATTGGCCGTGAACAGGCAGCAAATAAGCCTCTTTTAAAAACTGTATTCCAG GTCATGATGCGATTATTTAGTCCTCGTAAAACAACTTTACTATTTGTCATTCGTGATAAAACAAGG ACACCTTTGGAAAATTTGGAACCTGTTTTAAGGGAAGACATTCAGAAG atatgggactctgttcccAAGCCAGATGCCCACAAGGAAACCCCATTAAGCGAGTTTTTTAAT GTAGAAGTTGTGGCCCTTTCTAGTTATGAAGAGAAGGAAGAACAGTTTAGAGAGCAG GTGGATAAATTAAGGCAACGGTTTAACAAGTCTATAGCCCCTGGGGGGCTAGCCGGTGATAGGCGAGGTGTGGTTCCTGCTTCGGGGTTTTCTTTTAGCTCACAAGAAATTTGGAAAGTCATCAAGGAAAACAAGGACCTTGACCTGCCTGCCCACAAG GTAATGGTAGCTACTGTCCGCTGTGAAGAAATTGCCAATGAAAAGTTTGCATCTTTCCTTATGAATGAG GAATGGATTGAAGTGGAAGATGCTGTACAGTCCCGTTCAGTCACGGGCTTTGGAAAGAAGATTAGTTCAATTCTTGACACATGTTTCTCAGG GTATGATATGGAAGCTGCATATTTTGAAGAAGGTGTTAGGTCTGCCAAGCGAAAGCAGATGGAAGGGAAATTTCTGCAG GTTGTTCAACCAGCCTATCAATCCATGCTTGGACACATACGCTCCGGAACGCTGGAGAAATTTAAAGAAGCCTTCGATAAGGCTCTAAGGGGAGGACAAGGTTTTGCAGCTGCTTCTAGCAGTTGTAGAGAGTCTTATTCTAAACAATTTGATGCAGGATGTGCAG ATGCCTATATTAAGCAGGCGAACTGGGATGCTGCTAGAGTAAAGGAAAAATTTCGGCGTGATATAGATGCACATATTACCGACGTTCGTACTTCAAAGCTTTCTGAACTCAGAACATCATTTGAG AAAAAATTAAATGACGCCCTATCTGCCCCTATAGAGGCCCTCTTAGATAATGCTGGTGATGACACCTGGCCTTCAATAAAAAAACTACTCCTGCGGGAGAGTGAAAAAGCTGTGGAAGGGTTTTCTGCAGCTCTAACTGCATTTGATATTGATGAAGAAGAGAAGGATAACATGCTTTCAGGGTTGAAGGACCATGCCAGAGTGGCTGTTGAAGGGAAGGCGAAAGAAGAAGCTGGAAGAGTTCTAATACGTATGAAGGACAG GTTCACAACATTATTTAGTCATGATTCCGATTCAATGCCGCGGGTCTGGAGCGGGAATGAAGACATTCGAGCAATCACAAAAACTGCTCGCTCTGGA TCACTGAAGCTGCTTGCTGTTATGGCTGCAATTCGTTTGGATGATTTTGCTGATAATATAGAGAGTACCCTAGATCTTGCTTTGATTGAGACAAAACCTGCTTCTAAAGAACTTAACGATGCACTCGCTTCAAGCTCTTGGGAAAAG GTGCCAGCATCGCAAACTTTGATTACTCCTGCTCAATGCAAGTCTTTATGGAGGCAGTTTAAGACTGAGACAGAGTACACAGTCACTCAAGCCATCTCTGCTCAG GAAGCTTGCAAACGTGGTAACAACTGGCTACCACCTCCGTGGGCTATTATTGCCTTGCTGGTGCTTGGATTTAATGAATTCATGACGCTTCTCAG GAATCCTCTGTGGCTTCTCCTGATATTTGTTGCCTATCTTCTTGCCAAAGCCGTTTGGATGCAGTTAGACATCTCTCGTGAATTTCGCAATGGGTTT CTTCCGGGAATTTTATCTATTTCCACCAAGTTCCTTCCTACTGTACTGAACATTCTCAGAAGATTATCTGAGCAGGGCCAGAGGCCTGCAAGTAATGATAGCCCGAGAAATCCAGTGTTAACATCCTCGAATAGCTTTGTTGGTGACAACAATAACATGGCGTCAAGCGCTGCACATGCAAAAGCTCAGTAA